One stretch of Acetomicrobium thermoterrenum DSM 13490 DNA includes these proteins:
- a CDS encoding PEP/pyruvate-binding domain-containing protein — protein sequence MASAPYAHYEGTSFYRSKKWSIGEGEIGGKAKGVAFAAEALQTNPLGKCIDFPRVSYVLTTEVFNDFMVRNNLEPIVRGAQNFEEIERAFEGANFSESLRDTLVNILLDIDTPVAVRSSSVLEDDLAFSFAGKYSTRFFGNSGDLEYRLHRFERAIKLVYASTFNPSAKEYRRRHGIKLAQERMAIIIQPIVGRKRGQLYYPELAGVAFSKVYRRPSPRVRREEGLLRLCFGLGTRAVARANAKVFYLSLPGLRVEGNRASDIIAHAQDEFDYIDLKRGFFLSNRIDMALDHIITHHKNASSFLELSDGEMFYMLHGGIVSDIQKMWPVMTFSNFPRRFSTFFEKIRSLLRLMEERAGLAVDLEFTYETEDDRLALVQMRPLATFEEWGDVEIPQIPSERIVLRGNRMISNGKLRGVRHLVYVDPKLYMDTREFVQIARAVGKANEKLLGERYILVGPGRWGSTNPLLGVPVSYGEISGCGCIVEVSVPSAGVVPELSYGSHFFLDLDTDKILYLPVFCGEHGNICNEQWFEKTPFFMGEHEALRIYEGNFGVYLNGEREIGVIVDET from the coding sequence ATGGCAAGCGCACCGTATGCACATTATGAAGGAACATCCTTCTATCGATCAAAAAAATGGTCCATAGGGGAAGGCGAGATAGGGGGCAAGGCAAAGGGAGTAGCTTTTGCTGCGGAAGCCCTTCAGACCAACCCTTTGGGGAAGTGTATAGATTTCCCCAGGGTGTCCTATGTACTTACCACAGAGGTATTTAATGACTTCATGGTGCGCAATAATTTAGAGCCTATTGTCAGGGGTGCCCAAAATTTTGAGGAGATCGAGAGGGCTTTTGAAGGGGCCAATTTTTCTGAGAGTTTGCGCGATACCCTTGTTAACATTTTGCTTGATATCGACACACCAGTGGCAGTCAGGTCTTCGTCAGTTCTGGAAGACGATCTTGCCTTTTCCTTTGCCGGCAAATACTCGACGAGGTTTTTTGGAAATAGTGGAGATCTGGAATACAGACTTCACAGGTTTGAAAGGGCAATAAAATTAGTTTACGCATCCACTTTCAACCCATCTGCCAAGGAGTATCGCAGAAGACACGGCATTAAACTGGCACAGGAAAGGATGGCCATAATAATACAGCCAATTGTAGGCAGGAAGCGAGGTCAATTATATTACCCCGAGTTGGCCGGAGTAGCCTTCTCAAAGGTATATCGTCGCCCAAGTCCTAGAGTAAGAAGAGAGGAGGGCTTGTTGCGACTGTGTTTTGGCCTTGGTACCAGGGCCGTCGCAAGGGCTAATGCCAAGGTTTTTTACTTAAGCCTGCCGGGACTTAGAGTCGAGGGCAACAGGGCCAGCGATATCATCGCTCATGCTCAAGACGAATTCGATTATATCGATTTAAAAAGAGGTTTCTTTTTAAGCAACAGAATAGATATGGCCTTAGACCACATAATTACTCACCACAAAAATGCCTCTTCCTTTTTGGAATTGAGCGACGGAGAGATGTTTTATATGCTACACGGCGGTATTGTTTCTGATATTCAAAAAATGTGGCCTGTTATGACTTTCTCCAACTTTCCTCGCAGATTCTCCACATTTTTTGAAAAAATACGTTCCCTGTTGAGGCTGATGGAGGAAAGAGCGGGACTTGCTGTGGATTTGGAATTTACGTACGAGACCGAAGATGATCGGCTCGCTTTAGTGCAAATGAGGCCTCTTGCTACTTTTGAAGAGTGGGGTGATGTGGAGATTCCCCAAATACCGTCTGAACGGATAGTATTGCGAGGAAACAGAATGATTTCCAACGGAAAGTTGAGGGGTGTTCGCCATCTCGTCTATGTAGACCCCAAGCTATATATGGATACGAGGGAATTCGTTCAGATTGCGCGAGCCGTAGGGAAGGCAAACGAAAAGCTTTTGGGAGAAAGGTACATATTGGTAGGCCCCGGAAGATGGGGCAGTACAAATCCTTTGCTTGGAGTACCCGTGTCATACGGAGAGATATCGGGATGCGGCTGCATAGTGGAAGTAAGTGTCCCTAGTGCTGGAGTTGTGCCTGAATTGTCCTATGGATCTCACTTCTTCCTTGACCTCGACACGGACAAGATACTTTATTTGCCCGTTTTTTGCGGAGAGCATGGCAATATTTGCAACGAGCAGTGGTTTGAGAAGACGCCCTTCTTTATGGGCGAACATGAAGCCCTAAGGATCTACGAAGGAAATTTCGGAGTGTATTTAAATGGGGAAAGGGAAATAGGAGTCATTGTCGACGAGACCTAA